One region of Choristoneura fumiferana chromosome 3, NRCan_CFum_1, whole genome shotgun sequence genomic DNA includes:
- the LOC141426222 gene encoding uncharacterized protein — MHTLAIFLSVVLSSLYSVSGHPTTNYSEKEALRYGFQQTHECKSFEKSFLCVRKCLDKNYDIAVSDKNCKCTCYLKKDKAKYKNKNNNASTWVGGAPSTHLPRWYQTTGTNDGQEDSGETTENIVTNYENDSDRKTEPGRADETGETVTGVPMRGETGQANEAAQTGETEAPHEEETHQAEDGGTGTAAEGETGAPSEGETEAAQHDQTPVPETEAPPS, encoded by the exons ATGCATACACTTGCAATTTTTCTTTCAGTCGTTTTGTCTTCATTATATTCTGTGTCTGGTCATCCTACTACAA ATTATTCCGAGAAGGAAGCACTACGCTACGGCTTTCAACAAACACATGAGTGCAAAAGTTTCGAAAAATCTTTTCTTTGCGTAAGAAAATGTTTAGATAAAAATTACGATATTGCTGTTTCCGATAAGAATTGTAAATGTACATGTTATTTGAAAAAAGACAaagcaaaatataaaaacaagaataataaTGCTTCCACGTGGGTTGGTGGCGCTCCGAGTACCCATCTACCACGGTGGTATCAAACTACAGGAACTAATGACGGTCAAGAAGACAGCGGAGAAACTACAGAAAATATTGTTACAAATTATGAAAATGATTCTGACAGAAAAACTGAACCAGGAAGAGCAGATGAGACAGGAGAAACGGTGACAGGAGTACCTATGAGAGGAGAGACAGGACAGGCAAATGAGGCTGCACAAACGGGAGAAACTGAGGCACCGCACGAAGAAGAGACACATCAGGCGGAAGACGGAGGAACGGGGACAGCGGCTGAGGGGGAAACTGGGGCTCCATCGGAAGGTGAAACGGAGGCAGCACAACACGACCAGACCCCAGTGCCAGAAACGGAGGCACCTCCATCTTAA